One Streptomyces sp. V4I8 genomic window carries:
- a CDS encoding LacI family DNA-binding transcriptional regulator, with protein MTMSNTGGRRKPPTIHDVAREAGVSRGTVSRVLNGGHYVSPTAQEAVNAAIRKTGYVVNRHARSLITGRSDSIGFLLTEPQERFFEDPNFNVLLSGCTQALAAHDIPLLLMLAGTPDERRRITRYITAGHVDGVLLVSSHSGDPVADELREAGVPLVQCGKPMGLGSKVSYVAADDRDGARDMVRHLLSLGRRRVGVVSGPLDTPGGVDRLAGYKEVLTEAGVEIDERLIVSGDYSRASGEAGTERLLAQAPDMDALFVASDLMAQGALTALHRSGRRVPEDVSVGGFDDSSAATEATPALTTVRQPYDRISAEMVRLLLAQIGGEDPAAVILPTELVKREST; from the coding sequence ATGACCATGAGCAACACGGGGGGCCGACGCAAGCCGCCGACGATCCACGACGTGGCGCGCGAGGCCGGAGTCTCACGGGGCACGGTCTCGCGGGTGCTCAACGGCGGGCACTACGTCAGCCCGACCGCCCAGGAGGCGGTCAACGCGGCGATCCGCAAGACGGGTTACGTCGTCAACCGGCACGCCCGCTCGCTGATCACGGGACGTTCGGACTCGATCGGCTTTCTGCTGACCGAGCCGCAGGAGCGGTTCTTCGAGGACCCCAACTTCAACGTCCTGCTCAGCGGCTGCACGCAGGCGCTCGCGGCGCACGACATCCCGCTGCTGCTGATGCTGGCGGGCACGCCGGACGAACGACGGCGCATAACGCGGTACATCACGGCGGGACACGTCGACGGGGTGCTGCTGGTGTCCAGCCACTCCGGGGACCCGGTGGCCGACGAACTGCGCGAGGCGGGCGTGCCCCTCGTCCAGTGCGGCAAGCCCATGGGGCTCGGCTCCAAGGTGAGTTACGTTGCGGCGGACGACCGGGACGGCGCCCGTGACATGGTGCGCCACCTGCTGTCTCTGGGCCGGCGCCGGGTCGGCGTGGTGAGCGGCCCGCTGGACACCCCGGGCGGTGTCGATCGCCTCGCCGGCTACAAGGAGGTGCTCACCGAGGCGGGCGTCGAGATCGACGAGCGGCTCATCGTCTCCGGCGACTACAGCCGGGCCAGCGGCGAGGCGGGCACCGAGCGGCTACTGGCGCAGGCCCCGGACATGGACGCCTTGTTCGTGGCCTCCGACCTGATGGCGCAGGGCGCCCTGACGGCGCTGCACCGGTCAGGCCGCCGGGTGCCCGAGGACGTGTCCGTGGGCGGCTTCGACGACTCCAGCGCGGCGACGGAGGCCACGCCCGCGCTCACTACGGTGCGCCAGCCCTACGACCGCATCAGCGCCGAGATGGTGCGGTTGCTGCTCGCGCAGATCGGCGGTGAGGACCCGGCGGCGGTGATCCTGCCGACGGAGCTGGTGAAGCGGGAGTCGACGTAA
- a CDS encoding IS701 family transposase, translated as MGGDLAGVRLWAGELGALHERFVHRFNREEPRQSALAYMRGLVAPLERKNGWTLAEEAGHTGPDRIHRLLNRIEWDADEVLDDVRDYVVEHLADREAVLIVDDTGFLKKGVRSAGVQRQYSGTAGRTENCQIGVFLAYATGRGRTLIDRRLYLPTSWTDDRERCRRAGIDDSVAFETKVAMAKAMVRRAIADRIPFGWVTADAAYGFSKGWRFELEQADVFHVMATTRHDTVVTRWSIDHPVHDLFPGLPRQKWKRRSCGEGAHGRRIFDWARVEVRPWHREDRRHWVLARRSVSRPEEISYYIAYCPADTTLDELIRIAGSRWAVEECFQTAKQECGLDDYQVRRYPGWHRHMTLAMAAHACLTVLRARQLDTDKAETDPPSSSTSASPRSDA; from the coding sequence ATGGGTGGGGACCTTGCTGGTGTCAGGTTGTGGGCGGGGGAACTGGGTGCTCTGCATGAGCGGTTCGTGCACCGGTTCAACCGGGAGGAGCCGCGTCAGTCGGCGCTGGCTTACATGCGTGGGCTGGTTGCGCCGCTGGAGCGGAAGAACGGCTGGACGCTGGCGGAGGAGGCCGGGCATACGGGTCCCGATCGCATCCACCGGCTGCTGAACCGGATCGAGTGGGACGCCGACGAGGTCCTGGACGACGTACGCGACTACGTCGTGGAACACCTCGCAGACCGCGAGGCCGTCCTGATCGTCGATGACACCGGCTTTCTGAAGAAGGGCGTCCGTTCGGCCGGGGTGCAAAGGCAGTACTCCGGAACGGCCGGCCGCACCGAGAACTGCCAGATCGGTGTGTTCCTCGCCTACGCCACCGGCCGTGGACGCACTCTGATCGACCGCCGTCTGTATCTGCCCACCTCCTGGACGGATGACCGGGAACGGTGCCGGCGGGCGGGCATCGACGACAGTGTCGCCTTCGAGACGAAGGTGGCCATGGCCAAGGCGATGGTCCGCCGGGCCATCGCCGACCGTATCCCGTTCGGCTGGGTGACGGCGGACGCCGCCTACGGCTTCAGCAAGGGCTGGCGGTTCGAGCTGGAACAGGCGGATGTCTTCCACGTCATGGCCACCACCCGGCACGACACCGTCGTCACCCGCTGGTCCATCGACCACCCCGTCCACGACCTGTTTCCCGGCCTGCCGCGGCAGAAATGGAAACGCCGTTCCTGCGGTGAAGGAGCCCACGGCCGGCGGATCTTCGACTGGGCCCGCGTCGAGGTGCGGCCCTGGCACCGCGAGGACCGCCGGCACTGGGTCCTCGCCCGCCGCAGCGTGAGCAGGCCCGAGGAGATCTCCTACTACATCGCCTACTGTCCCGCCGACACGACGCTGGACGAGCTGATCCGCATCGCGGGCAGCCGATGGGCAGTCGAGGAATGCTTCCAGACCGCGAAGCAGGAGTGCGGCCTGGACGACTACCAGGTCCGCCGCTACCCGGGCTGGCACCGCCACATGACCCTGGCCATGGCCGCCCACGCCTGTCTGACTGTCCTGCGGGCCCGCCAGCTCGACACGGACAAAGCAGAAACGGATCCTCCCAGCTCATCCACCTCAGCCTCGCCGAGATCCGACGCCTGA
- a CDS encoding extracellular solute-binding protein, with product MPITKRRRLVFRTAASCVAAALGATALAACGSEDAGEDSSGPVSLTYWTWTPGMDKVVDLWNKGQGKKDQITVTVKKQASGDTLVTKILTAHKAGKAPDLVQAEYQALPTLVSNDAVADIASEVGDAKGKFAEGVWQQTTLGTDAVYAVPQDIGPMMFYYRQDLFKKYGLTVPSTWEEFAETARALKKKSPDTDLTTFSANDSGLFAGLAQQAGAKWWTTSGDKWKVGIDDAASQKVAEFWGGLVKEGAVDDQPMYTPAWNKALNTGKQIAWVSAVWAPGTLTTAAPDTKGKWAMAPLPQWSQSENVTGSWGGSSTAVTTDSKNKAAAAKFAAWLNTDGDALNALAKESGIYPASTSAQLSGAFTTPPDYFSNQPDFYAKAAEIAESTAPSAWGPNVNVAYTTFKDAFGKAAKDKSDFVAALKTMQDDTVADLEKQGFEVAE from the coding sequence ATGCCCATCACGAAGCGTCGGCGACTCGTTTTCAGAACTGCGGCCAGCTGTGTCGCCGCCGCCCTCGGCGCCACCGCCCTCGCCGCCTGCGGCTCCGAAGACGCCGGGGAGGACTCCTCGGGGCCGGTCTCGCTGACGTACTGGACCTGGACGCCCGGCATGGACAAGGTCGTCGACCTGTGGAACAAGGGCCAGGGCAAGAAGGACCAGATCACGGTCACGGTGAAGAAGCAGGCGTCCGGCGACACGCTGGTCACCAAGATCCTCACCGCGCACAAGGCCGGCAAGGCCCCGGATCTCGTCCAGGCCGAGTACCAGGCGCTGCCGACGCTGGTCAGCAATGACGCGGTCGCGGACATAGCGAGCGAGGTCGGCGACGCGAAGGGCAAGTTCGCCGAGGGGGTGTGGCAGCAGACCACGCTGGGCACGGACGCGGTCTACGCGGTCCCGCAGGACATCGGGCCGATGATGTTCTACTACCGCCAGGACCTCTTCAAGAAGTACGGCCTGACGGTCCCGAGCACCTGGGAGGAGTTCGCCGAGACCGCCCGCGCGCTGAAGAAGAAGTCCCCTGACACGGACCTGACCACCTTCTCCGCCAACGACTCCGGCCTCTTCGCGGGTCTCGCCCAGCAGGCCGGCGCCAAGTGGTGGACGACCTCCGGCGACAAGTGGAAGGTCGGCATCGACGACGCCGCCTCCCAGAAGGTCGCCGAGTTCTGGGGCGGCCTCGTCAAGGAGGGCGCCGTCGACGACCAGCCGATGTACACGCCGGCCTGGAACAAGGCGCTCAATACGGGCAAGCAGATCGCCTGGGTCAGCGCCGTGTGGGCCCCGGGCACCCTGACCACGGCCGCGCCCGACACCAAGGGCAAGTGGGCCATGGCCCCGCTCCCCCAGTGGTCGCAGTCGGAGAACGTCACCGGCAGCTGGGGCGGCTCCTCCACCGCCGTCACCACCGACTCCAAGAACAAGGCGGCCGCCGCGAAGTTCGCCGCCTGGCTGAACACCGACGGCGACGCCCTGAACGCGCTGGCCAAGGAGAGCGGTATCTACCCGGCCTCCACCTCGGCCCAGCTCAGCGGCGCCTTCACCACACCGCCGGACTACTTCTCCAACCAGCCCGACTTCTACGCGAAGGCCGCCGAGATCGCCGAGTCCACGGCTCCGTCGGCCTGGGGCCCGAACGTGAACGTCGCCTACACCACCTTCAAGGACGCCTTCGGCAAGGCCGCCAAGGACAAGTCGGACTTCGTCGCCGCCCTGAAGACCATGCAGGACGACACGGTCGCCGACCTCGAGAAGCAGGGCTTCGAGGTCGCCGAGTGA
- a CDS encoding carbohydrate ABC transporter permease — protein sequence MTSTSRRAYGVKGAPYAFLLPATLLFLLFFALPIGYAIWLSFHKVKVSGLGLGAGARKEVWAGLENYTDALTDNELVDGALRVLGYGCIVVPVMLGLALLFALLLDSDKVRLAPFTRLAIFLPYAIPGVVAALLWGFLYLPDVSPFYYVLEKLGMPQPDLLDGGPLYLALSNIAVWGGTGFNMIVIYTSLQAIPAEVYEAAKLDGATPLQIALRIKIPMVAPSLVLTFFFSIIATLQVFSEPTTLKPLTNSVSTTWSPLMKVYQDAFGKGDIYAAAAQATIIALATLLLSFGFLRAANRRNKQEAAR from the coding sequence GTGACCAGCACAAGCCGGAGGGCGTACGGGGTGAAGGGGGCCCCGTACGCCTTCCTCCTCCCCGCAACACTCCTCTTCCTGCTGTTCTTCGCCCTGCCCATCGGCTACGCGATCTGGCTCAGCTTCCACAAAGTGAAGGTCTCCGGGCTCGGGCTCGGTGCCGGCGCCCGCAAGGAGGTCTGGGCCGGGCTGGAGAACTACACCGACGCCCTCACCGACAACGAGCTGGTCGACGGCGCGCTGCGGGTGCTCGGCTACGGCTGCATCGTCGTGCCGGTGATGCTCGGGCTCGCCCTCCTCTTCGCCCTGCTCCTCGACTCCGACAAGGTGCGGCTCGCGCCCTTCACCCGGCTCGCGATCTTCCTGCCGTACGCCATCCCCGGCGTCGTGGCCGCGCTGCTGTGGGGCTTCCTGTACCTGCCAGACGTCAGCCCCTTCTACTACGTGCTCGAGAAGCTGGGCATGCCGCAGCCCGACCTGCTGGACGGCGGGCCGCTGTACCTGGCCCTCTCCAACATCGCGGTCTGGGGCGGCACCGGCTTCAACATGATCGTCATCTACACCTCGCTGCAGGCGATCCCGGCCGAGGTGTACGAGGCGGCCAAGCTGGACGGCGCCACGCCGCTGCAGATCGCGCTGAGGATCAAGATCCCGATGGTGGCGCCCTCGCTGGTGCTGACCTTCTTCTTCTCGATCATCGCCACGCTCCAGGTGTTCAGCGAGCCGACCACCCTCAAGCCGCTCACCAACTCCGTGTCCACGACCTGGAGTCCGCTGATGAAGGTGTACCAGGACGCCTTCGGCAAGGGCGACATCTACGCGGCGGCCGCCCAGGCCACGATCATCGCCCTCGCGACCCTGCTGCTGTCCTTCGGCTTCCTGCGGGCCGCGAACCGTCGCAACAAGCAGGAGGCAGCACGATGA
- a CDS encoding carbohydrate ABC transporter permease — MSSLAVGKADTAAGTTPGTVQNRPPLRRRIALIPTVTLLLGALYCLLPVAWVVIAATKSGSELFSTFTFLPGTGFADNFSDLSAYRDGVYWEWMGNSALYAGLGALLSTVVSAFSGYALAIYRFRGRETLFNVLLAGVLMPPVILAIPQYLLLAKVDLTDSYLGVLLPQLLSPYGVYLSRIYAAAAVPADVVEAGRMDGASEWRIFTRVALPMMVPGMVTVFLFQFVAIWNNFLLPYIMLSDDEKFPITLGLFTLLEQGANTPALYTLVITGAFLAVIPLVVLFLVVQRFWSLDLLSGAVKS, encoded by the coding sequence ATGAGTTCTCTTGCCGTCGGCAAGGCCGACACCGCCGCCGGCACCACACCCGGCACCGTCCAGAACCGGCCGCCGCTGCGCCGCCGGATCGCACTGATCCCGACGGTCACGCTGCTGCTCGGCGCGCTCTACTGCCTGCTGCCCGTGGCCTGGGTGGTGATCGCGGCGACCAAGTCCGGCAGTGAGCTGTTCTCCACGTTCACCTTCCTGCCGGGCACCGGCTTCGCCGACAACTTCTCGGACCTGAGCGCCTACCGCGACGGTGTGTACTGGGAGTGGATGGGCAACTCCGCCCTGTACGCCGGTCTCGGCGCCCTGCTGTCGACGGTCGTCTCGGCGTTCAGCGGCTACGCGCTGGCGATCTACCGCTTCCGCGGCCGCGAGACGCTCTTCAACGTGCTGCTGGCGGGGGTACTGATGCCGCCGGTCATCCTCGCCATTCCGCAGTACCTGCTGCTGGCGAAGGTCGACCTCACGGACTCCTACCTGGGGGTGCTGCTGCCGCAGCTCCTCTCGCCGTACGGCGTCTACCTGTCGCGGATCTACGCGGCCGCCGCCGTCCCGGCCGACGTGGTGGAGGCCGGGCGCATGGACGGGGCGAGCGAGTGGCGGATCTTCACGCGGGTCGCGCTGCCGATGATGGTGCCCGGCATGGTGACGGTGTTCCTCTTCCAGTTCGTGGCGATCTGGAACAACTTCCTGCTGCCGTACATCATGCTCAGCGACGACGAGAAGTTCCCGATCACGCTGGGCCTGTTCACGCTCCTCGAACAGGGCGCCAACACGCCCGCGCTGTACACACTGGTGATCACCGGCGCGTTCCTCGCGGTCATTCCGCTGGTGGTGCTCTTCCTGGTCGTCCAGCGGTTCTGGAGCCTGGATCTGCTCTCCGGGGCCGTAAAGTCATGA
- a CDS encoding alpha/beta hydrolase has product MPSSFSWDEPEGLAARGTLIVLAGRGEHGGVYERFGRRLAFDAYKVRALGDASADPSVLDEAAKLLADESLPGPKVLVGSDTGALYAAGLAAEQPSGVAALILVGLPTGPWTSGSWETEVEARTACPTHQGRLTNDPGFRRGALSDAVPGPRLERVTVPVLALHGKDDVVSPVGKALDAYGDARTVLFNGGRHDVLNDALHRTAAATVVLFLERLRLSPELAPIAEERA; this is encoded by the coding sequence ATGCCCTCATCCTTTTCCTGGGACGAACCCGAAGGTCTCGCCGCGCGCGGCACGCTGATCGTGCTGGCCGGGCGGGGCGAGCACGGCGGTGTGTACGAGCGGTTCGGCCGCCGACTCGCCTTCGACGCCTACAAGGTGCGCGCCCTCGGTGACGCGAGCGCCGACCCGTCCGTCCTCGACGAGGCCGCCAAGCTGCTCGCCGACGAGTCGTTGCCCGGCCCCAAGGTGCTGGTCGGTTCGGACACCGGCGCGCTGTACGCGGCCGGGCTTGCCGCCGAGCAGCCGTCGGGCGTCGCCGCCCTGATCCTGGTCGGGCTTCCCACCGGGCCCTGGACGTCCGGGAGTTGGGAGACCGAGGTCGAGGCCCGCACCGCCTGCCCCACCCACCAGGGCCGGCTGACGAACGACCCCGGGTTCCGGCGGGGCGCGCTCTCGGACGCCGTGCCCGGCCCCCGGCTCGAGCGCGTGACCGTCCCGGTCCTGGCCCTGCACGGCAAGGACGACGTGGTCAGCCCGGTCGGCAAGGCTCTGGACGCCTATGGCGACGCGCGCACCGTGCTCTTCAACGGTGGCCGGCACGACGTCCTCAACGACGCCCTGCACCGCACCGCCGCCGCCACGGTCGTCCTCTTCCTGGAGCGCCTGCGCCTGTCCCCCGAGCTGGCGCCGATCGCGGAGGAGCGGGCATGA
- a CDS encoding MarR family winged helix-turn-helix transcriptional regulator, which translates to MAVKTADAGLEDRWRDILSVHARTMTEIDRVLHPHGLGASDFEVLDILASATPGEGEQCRVQNLVGRVHLSQSALSRLIGRLEKDGLVERSVCAEDRRGVYVALTRKGRDLHTEVLPLQRAVLARMLNG; encoded by the coding sequence ATGGCAGTGAAGACGGCCGATGCCGGACTCGAGGACCGCTGGCGGGACATCCTCTCCGTACACGCGCGCACGATGACCGAGATCGATCGCGTACTACACCCGCACGGCCTCGGCGCGAGCGACTTCGAGGTGCTCGACATCCTCGCGTCGGCGACGCCCGGGGAGGGCGAACAGTGCCGGGTGCAGAACCTGGTCGGACGGGTGCATCTCAGCCAGAGCGCCCTGTCCCGGCTCATCGGGCGACTGGAGAAGGACGGCCTGGTGGAGCGTTCCGTCTGCGCGGAGGACCGGCGCGGCGTGTACGTCGCCCTCACCCGCAAGGGCCGTGATCTGCACACGGAGGTCCTGCCGCTCCAGCGCGCCGTGCTGGCCCGGATGCTGAACGGCTGA
- a CDS encoding LysR family transcriptional regulator, which produces MPQPVLDIVALRSLTAVADCGGFHRAARVLALSQSAVSQHVRRLEKTLGRPVVEREGRGTRFTPEGRVLLEQARRILAVHDEAVRTLLDADADTVTVGSTEHAADQFLPRLTAAVQEVRPGCRVRFRIDRSARLVEAVERGSVDVAVYVTEAAATEGTPVGGLPLTWHAVPGWVPPPAPAPVPLVAVEEPCAIRRRAIATLARHGVPATVVGDAGYLAGVLDIARTGQGVALLASVGAGPDGLTPYPGLPPVTPIPMSALARPGADPATTEAAFTAVRDLLREG; this is translated from the coding sequence ATGCCCCAACCCGTCCTGGACATCGTGGCCCTGCGCAGCCTGACCGCGGTGGCCGACTGCGGCGGCTTCCACCGCGCCGCCCGGGTCCTCGCCCTCAGCCAGTCCGCGGTCAGCCAGCACGTCCGCAGACTGGAGAAGACCCTGGGGCGACCGGTCGTCGAACGCGAGGGCCGGGGCACCCGGTTCACCCCCGAGGGACGCGTGCTGCTGGAGCAGGCGCGCCGCATCCTCGCCGTCCACGACGAGGCCGTGCGCACCCTCCTCGACGCCGACGCCGACACCGTGACCGTCGGCTCCACCGAGCACGCCGCCGACCAGTTCCTGCCCCGGTTGACCGCCGCCGTCCAGGAGGTACGGCCCGGCTGCCGGGTTCGCTTCCGCATCGACCGCTCCGCCCGCCTCGTCGAGGCCGTGGAGCGCGGCAGCGTCGATGTGGCGGTGTACGTCACCGAGGCCGCCGCCACCGAGGGCACACCCGTCGGCGGCCTCCCGCTCACCTGGCACGCCGTCCCCGGCTGGGTGCCCCCGCCCGCGCCCGCTCCGGTTCCGCTGGTCGCCGTCGAGGAGCCCTGCGCCATCCGCCGCCGGGCCATCGCCACCCTCGCCAGGCACGGGGTTCCCGCCACGGTCGTCGGCGACGCCGGCTACCTCGCGGGCGTCCTGGACATCGCCCGCACCGGCCAGGGAGTGGCCCTGCTCGCGTCGGTCGGCGCCGGGCCCGACGGGCTCACCCCGTACCCGGGCCTGCCGCCCGTCACCCCGATCCCGATGAGCGCCCTCGCCCGCCCCGGCGCGGACCCGGCCACCACGGAGGCCGCCTTCACCGCCGTACGGGATCTGCTGCGGGAGGGCTGA
- a CDS encoding MBL fold metallo-hydrolase — protein sequence MRVVLLGTAAGGGFPRWHCACAGCAAARDGKLPARGPECAAVTGNSRDWWLLNASPDIRAQLTATSALWPRAQRTPVRGVLLTDAEADHVAGLAVLRGTAGLKTYAAPPVLTALTPARPALHRHARWEWADSLAEGGFVLAGGLVVTAHPVAGEAPAYVPGRASDDRWVTAYRIEDLATGGVLVYAPRVRTWPPVLDDLIETADCVVLDGTHYAPEESARDGRHLPVAGPSGSLAALVRHPHARRIYTHLADTNPLLDPASAACARVAEAGVEVLPDGAGFVL from the coding sequence GTGAGGGTCGTCCTGCTCGGCACCGCCGCCGGAGGCGGTTTCCCGCGGTGGCACTGTGCCTGCGCGGGATGCGCCGCCGCCCGTGACGGCAAGCTGCCCGCCCGCGGCCCGGAATGCGCGGCCGTCACCGGCAACTCCCGCGACTGGTGGCTGCTGAACGCCTCGCCGGACATCCGTGCCCAGCTCACCGCCACCTCCGCGCTGTGGCCCCGCGCCCAGCGCACTCCGGTACGGGGCGTGCTGCTGACCGACGCCGAGGCCGATCACGTGGCCGGCCTGGCCGTGCTGCGCGGGACAGCGGGGCTGAAGACCTACGCCGCCCCACCGGTGCTCACCGCCCTGACCCCGGCGCGGCCGGCCCTCCACCGCCACGCCCGGTGGGAGTGGGCGGACAGTCTGGCGGAGGGCGGGTTCGTGCTGGCCGGCGGCCTGGTCGTCACGGCGCACCCCGTGGCGGGCGAGGCGCCGGCGTACGTACCGGGCCGGGCGTCGGACGACCGCTGGGTGACGGCGTACCGCATCGAGGACCTGGCCACCGGAGGCGTCCTGGTGTACGCGCCCCGCGTGCGCACCTGGCCCCCGGTGCTGGACGACCTGATCGAGACGGCGGACTGCGTCGTCCTGGACGGCACGCATTACGCCCCGGAGGAGTCGGCACGGGACGGCCGCCATCTGCCCGTCGCGGGGCCGTCCGGCAGCCTCGCCGCCCTGGTCCGGCACCCGCACGCCCGCCGGATCTACACCCACCTGGCCGACACCAACCCGCTGCTCGACCCCGCCTCGGCGGCTTGCGCACGGGTGGCCGAGGCGGGCGTCGAAGTGCTGCCGGACGGGGCCGGGTTCGTGCTCTAG
- a CDS encoding VOC family protein — MTAGVNTIIYPVKDLDRTKALFKALLGTEPYADEPYYVGFNDAGQDVGLDPNGHAKGMTGPVPYWHVDDIRATLAVLLETGAETLQDVHDVGGGRLIASVKDTDGNLVGLLQDPTD; from the coding sequence ATGACTGCCGGAGTCAACACGATCATCTACCCCGTCAAGGACCTGGACCGGACGAAGGCCCTGTTCAAGGCCCTGCTGGGCACGGAACCGTATGCCGACGAGCCGTACTACGTCGGCTTCAACGACGCCGGACAGGACGTCGGCCTGGACCCCAACGGCCACGCGAAGGGCATGACCGGCCCGGTCCCCTACTGGCACGTCGACGACATCAGGGCGACCCTCGCGGTCCTGCTGGAGACCGGCGCCGAGACGCTGCAGGACGTGCACGACGTCGGTGGCGGCAGGCTCATCGCCTCCGTGAAGGACACGGACGGCAATCTCGTGGGGCTGCTCCAGGACCCGACCGACTGA